Proteins from a single region of Ochotona princeps isolate mOchPri1 chromosome 27, mOchPri1.hap1, whole genome shotgun sequence:
- the IL17RA gene encoding interleukin-17 receptor A isoform X2, with protein sequence MGAPCFRLPIVQGPPLWMLLLLSSAPALGRAALRLLDHPAPVCSQPGLNCTVKNSTCLDDSWIHPRNLTPSSPKDVRIQLHLAYTQSGELVPVAHVEWLLQTDASILYLEGAEVSILQLNTNERLCVKFEFLSKLKHHHRRWRFSFSSFVVEPGQEYEVTVHHLPKPIPDGDPNHQSRNILVPDCEDSRMKMTTSCVNSGSLWDPRITVEILEAQQLRVSFTLWNESAQYLLLLSSFPQAENHSCYELAEQIPAPRQEDFHQRCNVTLALHGYQWCCRHRVQIQPFFSSCLNDCMRHAVTLYCPEIPDAPDLVPLWVYVFITGVSILLVASVILLVVCMTWRISGSHHDKHGDGSRLAGTAPGANLSPPVLKPRKVWIVYSADHPLYVDVVLKFAQFLITACGTEVALDLLEEQAISEVGVVTWVGRQKQTMVESNSKILVLCSRGTRAKWQAILGCKEPAIQLRCDHWKPAGDLFTAAMNVILPDFKKPACFGTYVVCYFSGISSESDIPDLFNITPRYPLMDKLEEVYFRIQDLEMFEPGRMHRVGELTGENYLQSPSGRQLKEAVWRFQEWQARCPDWFERENLCLTDEQDLPSLDEEVFGELSLPLGAGIVKQQPLLRGSASQDCLALEPLVSDGDSRPSKLEPEPQPSGEVAAQPLRTVLLPGQEGCVTHVLEPRPQDDRSHAASQLPVEEEEACPLLGNLGPLRNSILFLPVESGDSPVGTPSSWASPELLPGDVREQLEGLMVSLLEQSLSCPAQEGWNGPAVALKDLSLPHEEDQQRQSVQSDQGYISRSSPQPPDGPADDHREVGEDQEQSPGGHLSPEDLQSLRSLQRRLLFQELQKNPGWEGMGSDRPATTEGLAPS encoded by the exons ATGGGGGCTCCGTGCTTCCGGTTGCCAATCGTCCAGGGACCACCCCTGTGGATGTTGCTCCTTCTCTCAAGCGCGCCGGCCCTGGGACGCGCAGCTCTGCGGCTCTTGGACCACCCGGCACCTGTCTGCTCGCAGCCG GGGCTGAACTGCACAGTGAAGAACA gTACCTGCCTAGATGATAGCTGGATCCACCCTCGGAACTTGACCCCCTCATCGCCAAAAGATGTCCGGATCCAGCTGCACTTGGCCTACACCCAGTCCGGAGAGCTCGTCCCTGTGGCGCATGTGGAGTGGTTGTTACAGACAGACG CCAGCATCTTATACCTTGAGGGTGCGGAGGTTTCCATCCTGCAGCTGAACACGAATGAGCGACTGTGTGTCAAGTTCGAGTTTCTCTCCAAACTGAAGCATCACCACCGGCGG TGGCGTTTTAGCTTCAGTAGCTTCGTGGTGGAACCTGGCCAGGAGTACGAGGTGACTGTTCACCACCTGCCCAAGCCCATCCCTGATGGAGACCCAAACCACCAGTCCAGAAACATTCTAGTGCCTG ATTGTGAAGACTCCAGGATGAAGATGACAACATCGTGTGTGAACTCAG GTAGCCTGTGGGACCCCAGGATCACGGTAGAGATACTGGAGGCCCAGCAGCTGCGGGTGAGCTTCACCCTGTGGAACGAGTCTGCCCAgtacctgctgctgctgagcaGCTTTCCGCAGGCTGAGAACCACAGCTGCTACGAGCTTGCAGAGCAAATACCTGCG CCCAGACAGGAGGATTTCCACCAGCGATGCAACGTCACACTGGCTCTACATGGCTACCAGTGGTGCTGCCGCCATCGAGTGCAG ATCCAGCCTTTTTTCAGCAGCTGCCTGAATGACTGCATGAGACATGCTGTGACCCTGTATTGCCCGGAAATTCCTGATGCTCCAG ACCTCGTGCCCTTGTGGGTGTACGTGTTCATCACTGGTGTGTCCATCCTGCTGGTGGCCTCTGTCATCCTGCTGGTGGTCTGCATGACCTGGAGAATCTCTG GATCTCATCATGACAAGCATGGTGATGGCTCCAGGCTCGCTG GCACCGCACCCGGGGCCAACCTGAGCCCCCCAGTCCTGAAGCCAAGAAAGGTCTGGATCGTCTACTCGGCTGACCACCCCCTGTACGTAGATGTGGTCCTCAAGTTCGCCCAGTTCCTGATCACAGCCTGTGGTACTGAGGTGGCCTTGGACCTGCTAGAAGAGCAGGCCATCTCGGAGGTGGGTGTAGTGACCTGGGTGGGTCGGCAGAAGCAAACGATGGTGGAAAGCAACTCCAAGATCCTGGTCCTATGTTCCCGAGGCACACGGGCCAAGTGGCAAGCCATCCTGGGCTGCAAGGAGCCTGCCATCCAGCTGCGGTGTGACCACTGGAAGCCAGCAGGGGATCTGTTCACGGCGGCCATGAACGTGATCCTGCCAGACTTCAAGAAGCCAGCCTGCTTCGGCACCTATGTTGTCTGCTACTTCAGTGGCATCAGCAGCGAGAGCGACATTCCTGACCTCTTCAACATCACACCCCGGTACCCACTCATGGACAAGTTAGAAGAGGTTTACTTCCGCATCCAGGACTTGGAGATGTTTGAGCCCGGCCGTATGCACCGTGTCGGGGAGCTCACAGGAGAGAACTACCTACAGAGCCCCAGTGGCCGGCAGCTTAAGGAGGCTGTGTGGAGATTCCAGGAGTGGCAGGCCCGGTGCCCTGACTGGTTTGAGCGTGAGAACCTTTGCTTGACAGACGAGCAGGACCTCCCATCCCTGGATGAAGAGGTCTTCGGGGAGCTGTCACTGCCTCTCGGGGCAGGGATTGTCAAGCAGCAGCCCCTGCTGCGgggttctgcctcccaggattgtCTAGCACTGGAGCCGCTGGTCAGTGACGGGGATTCAAGACCCTCCAAGCTGGAACCTGAGCCGCAGCCCTCCGGGGAGGTGGCAGCCCAACCCCTCCGTACGGTACTGCTCCCAGGGCAGGAAGGCTGTGTGACACACGTGCTGGAGCCCAGGCCCCAGGATGACAGGAGCCATGCAGCCAGCCAGCTacctgtggaggaggaggaagcctgCCCCCTGCTGGGGAACCTTGGCCCTCTGCGAAACAGCATCCTCTTCCTACCGGTGGAGTCGGGAGACTCACCTGTTGGCACCCCGTCGTCGTGGGCTTCTCCAGAGCTCCTTCCTGGAGATGTAAGGGAGCAGCTGGAAGGCCTGATGGTCTCGCTTTTGGAGCAGAGCCTGAGCTGCCCAGCCCAGGAGGGGTGGAACGGGCCTGCCGTGGCCCTCAAGGACCTGTCTCTGCCCCACGAGGAGGATCAGCAGCGTCAATCGGTGCAGTCTGACCAGGGCTACATCTCCAGGAGCTCCCCGCAGCCCCCCGACGGGCCTGCTGATGACCACAGGGAAGTCGGAGAGGACCAAGAGCAGAGCCCTGGTGGACACCTCTCTCCTGAGGACCTCCAGAGCCTGCGAAGCCTCCAGCGCCGGCTCCTCTTCCAAGAGCTGCAGAAGAACCCTGGCTGGGAGGGCATGGGGTCCGACAGGCCAGCTACCACTGAGGGGCTAGCCCCTTCCTAG
- the IL17RA gene encoding interleukin-17 receptor A isoform X1 — protein MGAPCFRLPIVQGPPLWMLLLLSSAPALGRAALRLLDHPAPVCSQPGLNCTVKNSTCLDDSWIHPRNLTPSSPKDVRIQLHLAYTQSGELVPVAHVEWLLQTDASILYLEGAEVSILQLNTNERLCVKFEFLSKLKHHHRRWRFSFSSFVVEPGQEYEVTVHHLPKPIPDGDPNHQSRNILVPDCEDSRMKMTTSCVNSGSLWDPRITVEILEAQQLRVSFTLWNESAQYLLLLSSFPQAENHSCYELAEQIPAPRQEDFHQRCNVTLALHGYQWCCRHRVQIQPFFSSCLNDCMRHAVTLYCPEIPDAPDSIADLVPLWVYVFITGVSILLVASVILLVVCMTWRISGSHHDKHGDGSRLAGTAPGANLSPPVLKPRKVWIVYSADHPLYVDVVLKFAQFLITACGTEVALDLLEEQAISEVGVVTWVGRQKQTMVESNSKILVLCSRGTRAKWQAILGCKEPAIQLRCDHWKPAGDLFTAAMNVILPDFKKPACFGTYVVCYFSGISSESDIPDLFNITPRYPLMDKLEEVYFRIQDLEMFEPGRMHRVGELTGENYLQSPSGRQLKEAVWRFQEWQARCPDWFERENLCLTDEQDLPSLDEEVFGELSLPLGAGIVKQQPLLRGSASQDCLALEPLVSDGDSRPSKLEPEPQPSGEVAAQPLRTVLLPGQEGCVTHVLEPRPQDDRSHAASQLPVEEEEACPLLGNLGPLRNSILFLPVESGDSPVGTPSSWASPELLPGDVREQLEGLMVSLLEQSLSCPAQEGWNGPAVALKDLSLPHEEDQQRQSVQSDQGYISRSSPQPPDGPADDHREVGEDQEQSPGGHLSPEDLQSLRSLQRRLLFQELQKNPGWEGMGSDRPATTEGLAPS, from the exons ATGGGGGCTCCGTGCTTCCGGTTGCCAATCGTCCAGGGACCACCCCTGTGGATGTTGCTCCTTCTCTCAAGCGCGCCGGCCCTGGGACGCGCAGCTCTGCGGCTCTTGGACCACCCGGCACCTGTCTGCTCGCAGCCG GGGCTGAACTGCACAGTGAAGAACA gTACCTGCCTAGATGATAGCTGGATCCACCCTCGGAACTTGACCCCCTCATCGCCAAAAGATGTCCGGATCCAGCTGCACTTGGCCTACACCCAGTCCGGAGAGCTCGTCCCTGTGGCGCATGTGGAGTGGTTGTTACAGACAGACG CCAGCATCTTATACCTTGAGGGTGCGGAGGTTTCCATCCTGCAGCTGAACACGAATGAGCGACTGTGTGTCAAGTTCGAGTTTCTCTCCAAACTGAAGCATCACCACCGGCGG TGGCGTTTTAGCTTCAGTAGCTTCGTGGTGGAACCTGGCCAGGAGTACGAGGTGACTGTTCACCACCTGCCCAAGCCCATCCCTGATGGAGACCCAAACCACCAGTCCAGAAACATTCTAGTGCCTG ATTGTGAAGACTCCAGGATGAAGATGACAACATCGTGTGTGAACTCAG GTAGCCTGTGGGACCCCAGGATCACGGTAGAGATACTGGAGGCCCAGCAGCTGCGGGTGAGCTTCACCCTGTGGAACGAGTCTGCCCAgtacctgctgctgctgagcaGCTTTCCGCAGGCTGAGAACCACAGCTGCTACGAGCTTGCAGAGCAAATACCTGCG CCCAGACAGGAGGATTTCCACCAGCGATGCAACGTCACACTGGCTCTACATGGCTACCAGTGGTGCTGCCGCCATCGAGTGCAG ATCCAGCCTTTTTTCAGCAGCTGCCTGAATGACTGCATGAGACATGCTGTGACCCTGTATTGCCCGGAAATTCCTGATGCTCCAG ACTCGATTGCAG ACCTCGTGCCCTTGTGGGTGTACGTGTTCATCACTGGTGTGTCCATCCTGCTGGTGGCCTCTGTCATCCTGCTGGTGGTCTGCATGACCTGGAGAATCTCTG GATCTCATCATGACAAGCATGGTGATGGCTCCAGGCTCGCTG GCACCGCACCCGGGGCCAACCTGAGCCCCCCAGTCCTGAAGCCAAGAAAGGTCTGGATCGTCTACTCGGCTGACCACCCCCTGTACGTAGATGTGGTCCTCAAGTTCGCCCAGTTCCTGATCACAGCCTGTGGTACTGAGGTGGCCTTGGACCTGCTAGAAGAGCAGGCCATCTCGGAGGTGGGTGTAGTGACCTGGGTGGGTCGGCAGAAGCAAACGATGGTGGAAAGCAACTCCAAGATCCTGGTCCTATGTTCCCGAGGCACACGGGCCAAGTGGCAAGCCATCCTGGGCTGCAAGGAGCCTGCCATCCAGCTGCGGTGTGACCACTGGAAGCCAGCAGGGGATCTGTTCACGGCGGCCATGAACGTGATCCTGCCAGACTTCAAGAAGCCAGCCTGCTTCGGCACCTATGTTGTCTGCTACTTCAGTGGCATCAGCAGCGAGAGCGACATTCCTGACCTCTTCAACATCACACCCCGGTACCCACTCATGGACAAGTTAGAAGAGGTTTACTTCCGCATCCAGGACTTGGAGATGTTTGAGCCCGGCCGTATGCACCGTGTCGGGGAGCTCACAGGAGAGAACTACCTACAGAGCCCCAGTGGCCGGCAGCTTAAGGAGGCTGTGTGGAGATTCCAGGAGTGGCAGGCCCGGTGCCCTGACTGGTTTGAGCGTGAGAACCTTTGCTTGACAGACGAGCAGGACCTCCCATCCCTGGATGAAGAGGTCTTCGGGGAGCTGTCACTGCCTCTCGGGGCAGGGATTGTCAAGCAGCAGCCCCTGCTGCGgggttctgcctcccaggattgtCTAGCACTGGAGCCGCTGGTCAGTGACGGGGATTCAAGACCCTCCAAGCTGGAACCTGAGCCGCAGCCCTCCGGGGAGGTGGCAGCCCAACCCCTCCGTACGGTACTGCTCCCAGGGCAGGAAGGCTGTGTGACACACGTGCTGGAGCCCAGGCCCCAGGATGACAGGAGCCATGCAGCCAGCCAGCTacctgtggaggaggaggaagcctgCCCCCTGCTGGGGAACCTTGGCCCTCTGCGAAACAGCATCCTCTTCCTACCGGTGGAGTCGGGAGACTCACCTGTTGGCACCCCGTCGTCGTGGGCTTCTCCAGAGCTCCTTCCTGGAGATGTAAGGGAGCAGCTGGAAGGCCTGATGGTCTCGCTTTTGGAGCAGAGCCTGAGCTGCCCAGCCCAGGAGGGGTGGAACGGGCCTGCCGTGGCCCTCAAGGACCTGTCTCTGCCCCACGAGGAGGATCAGCAGCGTCAATCGGTGCAGTCTGACCAGGGCTACATCTCCAGGAGCTCCCCGCAGCCCCCCGACGGGCCTGCTGATGACCACAGGGAAGTCGGAGAGGACCAAGAGCAGAGCCCTGGTGGACACCTCTCTCCTGAGGACCTCCAGAGCCTGCGAAGCCTCCAGCGCCGGCTCCTCTTCCAAGAGCTGCAGAAGAACCCTGGCTGGGAGGGCATGGGGTCCGACAGGCCAGCTACCACTGAGGGGCTAGCCCCTTCCTAG